One window from the genome of Marinobacter sp. LV10R510-11A encodes:
- a CDS encoding ABC transporter permease codes for MNDAPRNKVAASDASGTTGRSLVIQLVAILLALAAFAIWLATANLSSTERATLNPSALLAYTGEHLALTFVSTIIVLTITIPLGILLTRRPFVRASGTILAIANFGQAAPIIGLVVLLAFWLGFTFWTAVVALVAYAALPVLRNTMIGIQSVDAQLVEAGRGMGMSATSVLLRVELPLAVPVMLSGIRTALVLVVGSATLATFIGAGGLGLLITTGVNLFLPSVLVSGALLVALLALFIDWFGRVFEHYARPKGL; via the coding sequence ATGAATGATGCTCCACGCAACAAGGTGGCAGCCAGCGACGCGAGCGGCACAACCGGGCGCAGCCTGGTTATTCAACTCGTTGCAATCCTGCTGGCTCTGGCCGCTTTTGCAATCTGGCTGGCGACGGCGAATCTGTCTTCAACGGAACGGGCCACTCTTAATCCTTCCGCTTTACTGGCCTATACAGGCGAGCACCTGGCGCTGACGTTTGTTTCGACCATTATTGTTCTGACGATCACTATCCCACTGGGAATTCTGCTGACGCGGCGACCGTTCGTGCGCGCCAGCGGCACCATTTTGGCCATCGCCAATTTTGGCCAGGCGGCGCCGATCATCGGATTGGTGGTGCTGCTTGCGTTTTGGCTCGGATTCACATTCTGGACGGCTGTGGTCGCCCTAGTTGCCTACGCCGCACTGCCCGTGCTGAGGAACACGATGATCGGCATTCAGAGCGTGGATGCCCAGCTGGTTGAAGCGGGCCGGGGCATGGGCATGAGTGCGACTTCGGTGTTGCTGCGCGTTGAATTGCCACTCGCAGTGCCGGTGATGCTGTCCGGTATCCGCACCGCCCTTGTGTTGGTGGTGGGCTCGGCAACACTTGCGACATTTATTGGCGCTGGGGGCCTGGGGCTTCTGATTACCACCGGTGTGAACCTGTTCCTACCCAGCGTACTGGTGTCAGGTGCCCTGCTCGTCGCACTACTTGCCCTGTTCATCGACTGGTTTGGTCGAGTGTTTGAACACTATGCCCGCCCAAAAGGACTTTAG
- a CDS encoding ATP-binding cassette domain-containing protein, with protein MSATNTTQSNDQASRTILLDKVTKHYPGQLKPAVDGLTLEIPAGKIVMLVGPSGCGKTTTLKMINRLIEPTSGRIMLGDEDVTDLDGDKLRRRMGYVIQAGGLFPHMTVAANIAIVPKMLGWSKDAISKRIDELLDLVSLAPALYRDRYPKELSGGQQQRVGVARALAADPPVLLMDEPFGAVDPITRQRLQDELIRIQEEVQKTIVFVTHDFDEAVKLGDWIVIFGEDGQIVQYDSPERILAQPANDFVADFIGAGAGLKQLTLARVRDVQLDDAVTASPGEKGTEVLARMQQTNHDYVVVIDGRDRPISWLSRRQLSRIDTIGQSENPDLPLVAEGSTLNDALDAMLASRLGAALVTNRSKALVGVITFDIVMKSINQLRADVQTADDESPAGTNTDSPEVAEVPNE; from the coding sequence GTGTCAGCAACTAACACTACACAGAGCAACGATCAGGCCTCACGTACCATCCTGCTCGACAAGGTAACCAAGCACTACCCGGGGCAATTGAAACCCGCCGTTGACGGCCTTACGCTGGAAATACCCGCCGGCAAGATCGTGATGCTGGTTGGTCCCTCCGGGTGTGGCAAAACAACGACACTAAAGATGATCAATCGGCTTATTGAGCCAACGTCAGGTCGCATTATGCTGGGGGACGAAGACGTCACTGATCTGGACGGCGACAAACTCAGACGTCGAATGGGTTACGTGATCCAGGCCGGCGGCCTGTTTCCGCATATGACAGTGGCCGCGAACATCGCGATTGTCCCTAAGATGCTGGGCTGGTCGAAAGACGCGATTTCCAAGCGGATCGATGAACTGCTGGATCTGGTGTCGCTCGCCCCTGCGCTCTACCGCGATCGTTACCCGAAAGAGCTGTCCGGCGGCCAGCAGCAGCGAGTTGGCGTTGCCCGCGCGCTGGCAGCAGACCCCCCGGTGCTGCTAATGGATGAGCCGTTCGGAGCCGTCGACCCGATCACACGACAGCGCTTGCAGGACGAGCTAATCCGGATTCAGGAAGAGGTGCAGAAGACGATCGTTTTTGTCACCCACGACTTCGATGAAGCAGTAAAATTGGGTGACTGGATTGTGATCTTTGGCGAAGACGGGCAGATCGTACAATATGACAGCCCGGAACGAATTCTGGCACAGCCGGCGAATGATTTTGTTGCAGACTTCATAGGCGCGGGTGCAGGGCTCAAGCAGTTGACGCTGGCCCGGGTGCGAGACGTGCAGCTTGACGACGCCGTTACTGCTTCGCCCGGTGAAAAAGGTACCGAGGTGCTGGCGCGCATGCAGCAGACCAATCACGATTATGTCGTCGTTATTGATGGCCGGGACCGCCCTATAAGCTGGCTGTCGCGGCGCCAACTGTCGCGTATCGACACCATCGGGCAATCGGAAAACCCCGATCTACCGCTGGTGGCAGAGGGGTCTACGCTGAACGATGCACTCGACGCCATGCTGGCCTCCAGGCTTGGCGCCGCATTGGTTACCAACCGCAGCAAAGCTCTGGTTGGGGTGATCACGTTCGATATTGTCATGAAGTCCATAAACCAACTACGCGCTGACGTGCAAACAGCCGATGACGAGTCACCCGCTGGCACCAATACCGACTCCCCGGAAGTCGCAGAGGTGCCAAATGAATGA
- a CDS encoding ABC transporter permease, producing MAHILPIFVLSPSRRNQLALLSFVIDRSDQIWFASWQHLSLVVQSLTLAVALSLILAFLVYDSQKLSAVANGLSAVGLTIPSFALIGLLIAPLGFGVTPSMVVVTFFAVLPILRNAIVGLNGVDKDIVESARGIGISRTRTMLTIELPLAWPIILTGVRISAQMTMGIAAVAAYVLGPGLGSFIFSGLSRLGGANSLEAVVVGVVGVILLAFILDLFLVGIGRLTISRGIRVSN from the coding sequence TTGGCACATATCCTGCCAATATTCGTGCTCAGCCCTTCAAGGAGAAATCAGTTGGCGCTCTTGAGTTTCGTGATCGACCGGTCGGACCAAATCTGGTTCGCCTCGTGGCAACATTTATCACTCGTGGTGCAATCCCTGACGTTAGCAGTCGCACTGTCATTGATTCTCGCCTTCCTCGTCTATGACAGCCAGAAACTGAGCGCGGTGGCAAACGGGCTGTCTGCGGTGGGGCTAACCATTCCCTCTTTTGCGTTGATCGGCCTTCTTATTGCCCCGCTCGGGTTTGGCGTGACACCGTCAATGGTGGTTGTCACCTTTTTTGCCGTACTGCCAATTTTGCGCAATGCGATTGTCGGGCTCAACGGTGTCGACAAAGACATTGTCGAATCGGCGCGTGGCATTGGCATTAGCCGTACACGCACGATGCTGACCATCGAACTTCCGCTGGCGTGGCCAATCATTCTCACCGGTGTCAGAATATCGGCTCAGATGACGATGGGTATTGCTGCCGTGGCCGCATACGTTCTGGGCCCCGGGCTTGGGAGTTTTATCTTCTCCGGGCTGTCACGGCTGGGTGGGGCAAATTCACTCGAGGCCGTTGTGGTCGGTGTGGTCGGCGTTATCTTATTGGCTTTCATTTTGGATCTTTTTCTTGTCGGCATCGGCCGCCTGACTATCTCGCGAGGTATTCGTGTCAGCAACTAA
- a CDS encoding PLP-dependent transferase, with translation MAADSLLQLLNEFSADVHPLCQPIATSHCRLTPEDRAQRGISDGLLRLSVGLEDTGDLIADLEQALDSLAN, from the coding sequence ATGGCTGCTGACTCCCTGCTCCAACTTTTAAACGAGTTTTCCGCTGACGTTCACCCCCTCTGCCAGCCAATCGCCACCAGCCACTGCCGCCTGACACCCGAAGACCGGGCACAAAGGGGAATCAGCGATGGCTTACTGCGATTGTCAGTGGGGCTTGAGGATACGGGGGATTTGATTGCGGATCTGGAGCAGGCGCTGGATAGTTTAGCGAACTAG
- a CDS encoding heme ABC transporter permease translates to MSGLHHMLVHFPLGFWALATLMILIGALLPGRMAELSRAALLPVLVLSLLAALVAITSGLLVWPIEASTSSPLARNHILTALWSLGVFSMLTVLVWRAGSTAFDGARRWVLLLLALIGISIFATTGTIGGHLVGATTQFSELLKLFGWDVYHTFFVPTWVIAVMVLIGIVCAVLGLKGRRAAL, encoded by the coding sequence ATGAGCGGCTTGCACCATATGCTTGTTCACTTTCCCCTGGGCTTCTGGGCACTCGCCACTCTGATGATCCTGATCGGCGCCCTGCTGCCCGGCCGGATGGCCGAACTCAGCCGCGCCGCCCTGTTGCCGGTGCTGGTACTGAGCCTGCTGGCCGCTCTGGTTGCCATCACCAGCGGCTTACTGGTCTGGCCGATCGAGGCCAGCACCTCCAGCCCCCTGGCCCGCAACCACATTCTCACGGCGCTCTGGTCGCTGGGGGTCTTCAGCATGTTGACCGTGCTCGTCTGGCGAGCCGGCAGCACAGCATTCGACGGTGCCCGACGCTGGGTACTGCTCCTGCTGGCGTTGATCGGCATCTCAATCTTTGCCACGACCGGCACCATAGGTGGCCACTTGGTGGGGGCAACGACCCAGTTCTCCGAACTGCTGAAACTGTTCGGCTGGGACGTCTACCACACCTTCTTCGTGCCGACCTGGGTAATCGCCGTGATGGTGCTCATCGGAATCGTCTGTGCCGTTTTGGGCCTCAAGGGGCGACGGGCAGCCCTCTGA
- a CDS encoding ethylbenzene dehydrogenase-related protein, with the protein MARQDKTGIPWLALGLPIALGLAWVTQGSGVIEDDPERNISIPDELTMPLQVQAAYNDERIFFRYRWPAEQAHVYHDMLRYEDGEWIRHGSSMPGPNPDGTYEDRVAMLVDDGGVPDFGRYGGYITVGDQMRFFSDSASPAEVSAHPHLGQQLGQSDVRKYLPDTRTDRGDWRSVADADVLAAQREAGYFLDLWHWRAGRSNPIGVSDDQWVGEYRNSDAGSGPYTTNWDSESDRPRWMLDPEKTGQRALRWEDVVSGEVDFDGFYYLSEDNRTDFDPDHDWQEGDVIPRRLLRQPEGSRGSIAVQGQARWEDGYWDVTLVRDLDTGSPLDDKILADQGVYDIGFAVHRNATGSRWHYVSLPYTLGLGRQADLQATAFTGSAPDWDDEWFDMTLFYPGQVDWPLLVSRAHAGAPDIAEGTPVRARHSERQLAIYGVEMEFNDAIIRQWILTLIAGLIAMFGVVVALLPAFRNTSNNRKGEPS; encoded by the coding sequence ATGGCACGTCAAGACAAGACTGGCATTCCTTGGCTGGCACTAGGGCTACCCATAGCGCTCGGGCTCGCCTGGGTCACCCAGGGCAGCGGGGTGATCGAGGACGACCCGGAGCGCAACATCTCAATCCCCGATGAGCTGACCATGCCGTTGCAGGTTCAAGCCGCGTACAACGACGAGCGGATCTTCTTCCGCTATCGCTGGCCCGCCGAACAGGCCCATGTCTACCACGACATGCTGCGCTACGAGGACGGCGAGTGGATCCGCCACGGCAGTTCCATGCCAGGCCCCAACCCTGACGGCACCTATGAGGACCGGGTCGCCATGCTGGTGGACGATGGCGGTGTGCCTGATTTCGGTCGCTATGGCGGCTATATCACGGTGGGTGACCAAATGCGCTTCTTCAGCGACTCGGCGAGCCCGGCGGAAGTCTCGGCGCACCCCCACCTCGGACAGCAGCTGGGGCAAAGCGACGTCCGCAAGTACCTGCCAGACACCCGCACCGACCGGGGCGACTGGCGCAGCGTCGCGGATGCCGACGTGCTCGCCGCCCAGCGCGAGGCCGGCTACTTCCTCGACCTCTGGCACTGGCGAGCCGGGCGCTCCAACCCCATCGGGGTCTCCGACGATCAGTGGGTCGGCGAGTATCGCAACAGTGACGCCGGCTCTGGCCCCTACACCACCAACTGGGATAGCGAAAGCGATCGTCCGCGCTGGATGCTAGACCCCGAGAAAACGGGCCAGCGAGCCCTGCGCTGGGAGGATGTGGTATCCGGCGAGGTCGACTTCGACGGATTCTACTACCTCTCCGAGGACAACCGGACCGACTTCGATCCTGACCACGACTGGCAGGAAGGCGACGTGATCCCTCGCCGCCTGCTGCGCCAGCCCGAGGGCTCTCGGGGCAGCATCGCCGTCCAAGGCCAGGCGCGCTGGGAGGACGGCTACTGGGACGTGACGCTAGTGCGCGACCTGGATACAGGCAGCCCGCTGGATGACAAGATCCTCGCCGACCAGGGAGTCTACGACATCGGCTTTGCCGTACATCGCAACGCCACCGGCAGCCGCTGGCATTATGTCTCCCTACCCTACACCCTGGGGCTCGGGCGGCAGGCGGACCTCCAGGCCACCGCCTTCACCGGCAGCGCCCCCGACTGGGATGATGAGTGGTTCGACATGACCCTGTTCTATCCCGGTCAGGTGGACTGGCCGCTACTGGTCAGCCGCGCCCATGCCGGCGCACCGGACATCGCCGAGGGTACCCCGGTTCGCGCCCGGCACAGCGAACGTCAGCTGGCGATCTACGGCGTAGAGATGGAGTTTAACGACGCCATCATCCGCCAGTGGATCCTGACCCTGATCGCCGGACTGATCGCCATGTTCGGCGTGGTGGTCGCGTTGCTCCCAGCCTTCCGCAACACCTCCAACAACCGCAAAGGAGAACCATCATGA
- a CDS encoding transposase, whose translation MTSRENRREMIFESNDDRRAFFSVFDEVCETFNWECHACGLMRNHYHFLIETIPLCPTAY comes from the coding sequence GTGACGTCTCGCGAAAATCGGCGTGAGATGATTTTTGAATCTAACGATGACCGCCGCGCCTTTTTTTCAGTTTTCGACGAAGTGTGTGAGACCTTCAACTGGGAATGCCACGCCTGCGGCCTGATGCGCAATCACTACCATTTTTTGATTGAAACTATCCCCCTCTGCCCAACCGCATACTGA
- a CDS encoding deoxyribodipyrimidine photo-lyase, with translation MSNTNDPINSVVDPRWFQSGPLQSKAMGEHRWRFLWQSLIALERSLRLLGQRLHIAFGEPEKVIQNLVHQHRIARVIRSRQPGTQETGQWQWIKGLLPDTLFQQFETLSLFTGGEKAGLARLQELLFGNHAIDNYKQTRNESTYWLWFELLWREYFYWYAMKHGADLFRRKGVQRKRGPVSVQTPGACASSTWKSRHNSTTRQVSLLTSGVATVCNPWDCTQWMRQTGRFHDIIAVGYPT, from the coding sequence ATGAGCAACACTAACGATCCGATTAACAGTGTCGTGGACCCACGCTGGTTCCAGTCCGGCCCGCTGCAAAGCAAGGCTATGGGCGAACATCGCTGGCGATTCCTCTGGCAAAGCTTGATCGCGCTTGAGCGCAGCCTCAGGCTCCTTGGCCAGAGGCTACACATCGCCTTTGGTGAACCGGAGAAGGTGATCCAAAACCTGGTTCACCAACACCGCATTGCCCGGGTGATTCGCTCGAGACAACCGGGCACACAGGAGACCGGACAGTGGCAGTGGATCAAGGGCCTGCTACCCGACACGCTGTTCCAGCAATTTGAAACCCTTAGCCTCTTCACCGGAGGAGAAAAAGCCGGCCTGGCGCGCCTGCAGGAGCTCCTGTTCGGCAACCACGCAATCGATAACTATAAGCAAACGCGAAACGAATCCACGTACTGGCTGTGGTTCGAGCTGCTCTGGCGGGAATATTTCTACTGGTACGCCATGAAGCACGGGGCTGACCTTTTCCGGCGTAAAGGCGTGCAACGCAAACGCGGGCCGGTGTCGGTGCAGACCCCCGGGGCCTGCGCCAGTTCAACCTGGAAAAGCAGGCACAACAGTACAACCCGGCAGGTATCTTTGTTAACAAGTGGCGTGGCCACTGTGTGCAACCCGTGGGATTGCACACAGTGGATGCGGCAGA